The genomic region TCCAGCTGAAACTGTTTCTGGTTCCTGTCCTTTTTCAGTTTGTCCAGCTGGACTTCCATCTCCTGGATCTTCTGCAGGGCTTTCGATGGAAGTCCATCCTTCCACTCCTCCACCGCCCAGCTCATGGTTTATAACCTGACTAAACAGACATCAACTTATTTGAAGGAGGGAAACAATACTAATCTGCACACTGACTGAACAGTTCATTAATGACACCGATATGATCAATAAGTAACGTTAGAGTAACTGCTAAGTTCTGTATGTATTAACGTTACGTACCAGATCATGACAACAAATGTTTTTGTCCTAACAACACAACAATGGACAGGGAGAGTTTAGAGGTAATGTTAAATCTCATTTTCCTTCAGCTAGTTCAAATGCCAAATATAAGTACGTTAACGTAACATAAGTTAGCTCACGTTAATCAACTGTATGTAACAAGAAAACGACAACTTTTTGCTTCCTTGACCTGGCGTTGATGCATGACACCTCATTTGTAAAGAGACGATAACTTCAGTTATATATTTGCGTTATCTTTTACCAAAGTGGGGACATTGTgaagttagctaacgttagctagctagctaactacgTTACAGTTCACCGTAGCTAACATAACGTTAATGCTACCGCATTAGTTGCAATGCTATTTAGTAACGCTAGATAAACCCACGTCTGAGATATTAGCTAATTAATTTAGCGTTAATTTAAAGAGGGGCATACACGTAACGTTGGCAGAAATTGTTTCTGTTGTAACGTAACTTGACGTTAACGTAAGATGGGTGAACAAGGTTTTAGCAAACGTTAATttgattttaaacaaaaatCAGCCAATTAACGGGTGGAGATTACTGTGTTGTGAAATGACACGTGTTAACGTTAACTTAAGGCTCAAATGAATCGCTATAAGAGTCAAGATAGCTGCACTTACTTTAGGCGCGATGCTTCTTTATCACACACCAGACTGTTGTTTAGGTTGTTCTCGTTGAAAAATTCAAACTCCACCGGAACAAACCGCAATTCACTCAGCTCTGTGGCCATTGGCTAGTTCTTGTGACGTCTGTCTTACAACGCACATGATTGGTTTACTTGTTTGTCTCAACAGTGCCACCATGTGGTGTGACTTTTTAACGTTACCAGGATACATCCTACTGTCAAAGACGGGCTTTGCTACTGTCTATGGACACCTCCGAAACGGCTAACCTTCACAGAATGTGATCATAGTTAAACAAACTTTAGGCTGGGACGACAAGCTTATGAGCCATGTGTGAGACtgcattttacattgaaaataaaatatttaagatCCTCACCTTGAAGATATTTTGGCTGAGATTTGCACAGCTAACTGGAAATGGTTATTCTTTTAATTACCTCACAAGATGGTCTGGCTGGTAGGATGAGGATACAGTACTAACAGTCTAGAAGTACTGCAATAGTTCACTGGAGTAAATATGTcttataattaaattaattggtATAGGGGTAGGAGGTGATGATGTCTATTGACTATATTGACTGTAGTCCTCATGCTCACCTCTGCAACTGCTGTTTCAAGGGTTACACATCTTTTTTCAGTCTATAGTTTATAGAGCACACATTTGACATGTTTTACTCTCAGTAAAGGCTACCAGAAGGTAAAACAACAACCACCGGATAACTCTGATCTAAAACAGAAATAGTGATATTTCAGGACAATTTTTAGCACAGGGGGCCATAATGACATAAACACAGCCATTTTGTCCAGTTCTCTTTTGTAAAAGAAATAATGTATCTCAAGAGACTTCCTGGATAAATaagtgttaaataaaaaattaaataagtaTATCAAAGCAAGTGTTATACTGTCATTTATTGAGTTCCACTGACATGTGCAGAAATAATTAGAGGCTCAGATTTTAGTTATGCATTCCAGTAGAATAACATTCATGCctcattaaaggtgctgtaggtaggattgtgaagatccaggacttagccaaaaaatttgaacattaacaacttctcagtccctcccccctttctgctaaagccccaaacggtctcctaagcccctccccccacaagggagaatgaatgcgtgtgcctgagcagtgactgacacgcagttagacccccccccccccccggccctgattggtgcatctgaacagggagctgtggatttttgcaaatggcACTACAgactgtaggtggtgccagattttttttaaattacccgcttcatgtagttctactcgaacatagggtcagtttcagcaaatatgacagaaagttagttttatgtcttacctactgcacctttatgTAACAGCTCATTACAGAAATTGTAGAAAACATCATATGGGTAGCCTTTATCTGGTTGTATACATGCAGTATGAGTATAGATTGTActgttttaacccttgtgtcacAAGTTCTTTCATGAcatcacagaaaaacaaatcataTACATGTTCTTACAGTctagaaataaaacaaagtgcTCAAATCTAGCAGAGGGTTTAGATGTTTTGTGGCTTGTGCAAACCAGCCTACAAACCCTCTTTTCCTTTgtaaaaacatacacaaagaCAAATGTGTAACAGAGTTGCTGAAATGGTGCTTTTGGATTACCTATGCAAAAATGTAAGGCAGACACCTTCCAGATGCATCTTTGCAGGTGATAAAAAGAGTCACCTATGCAGGAGTTGCTACAAATATGACCACAGGCAACTCATAACAATGGACTAGTTCTAACCCTCAGTAACCCACAGTAATGTTGTTCATAAAACTGCATCCATGGTAAACAAGAGGGAGAAGCTACAGGCATTAAAATAATGAAGGAATTATATCTCTATTGCCTTGGGCAGTGCAGTGTAAAGACTGCAGGCAGGCTTACTGTCCACTAACAGAAACTGatacatattaaacaaaatgTGCTTACAGATTTGcagttttgacattttgtcacAGAAATTGTACAAAATGTGAGtagaactaaaaaaaaacttaaggcCCAGGTGAGGATCTTGGCATTGCCTCAACTTTTTAAAGCCTCCTTCACACACTGCATGTTTTTCTATATAATGATTCAGTCAAATCTACAGCAGAGAGAAAACTACAGTTTTAGGACCTGTAACTGCTCCTCCTTGTCATTATTTTGCCATCGGGGTCATAGAAAACCATTTCACACAGGCAACACATTTCTGACTAACCTTGTCAACACAATTTTACAACATAGATTTTAGGAGTTTTGAGTACCCATTCCTGCTGAAGGTAATACTTCATTATGGTATGAATCAAATGTGTCTCTCTTTAGCTTAAAAGAGTGCAAAAATGAACTTTGCACTAAATCAGACATTAAAGGGAGATGAATTTccctttttaataaatatttcattcaTTCTTGTTGATTATAAAATTAAAAGTGTTTGGTGAggatgacccccccccccccccattatcAACTGCATGTAAAAGGTATATCCTACCAAGTTATACTGCATGTTAATATTTTGCCCACTACTAATTGATATAATTCCCAGGGTAATTCATGATGCTTAGGCCTAGTCCACACCTACACGGGTATTTGTGAACACAGGGTTTTTCTCTCCATCGttccataaaaaataaaaaaataacaaaaaaggtACAATAATGCAtctcttgacaaaaggcaacaaaagcTACAGTGTTGCGCCTTTATCCTGAGAGCAAAGAGTCTGATCCAGGATCACTGGTCAGGTCATAGTACCAATGTCTTCACTTCAGTACCTGGTCTCAGATCAGCACCCCTGTCTAATGATACACTGTGAATAGAGAATTATAGCTGGTTTCTTGTCAGTTAAAACTGTGGCCCCTTTGGTCAAAAAGCctcatataaaaaaataaaacacacaacataaacaataaaacatgcaaCACTAAAACATACTGTAAGATAAGCCAATCAAACCACTGGTTATTCATTTAGGAATTGTTCTTTGCATTCTTTTCTCCGTTGCTACAGAGTACCTGATGCATGGTCAGTCATCATTTCCTCACAGTTTAAAACAAGAATCAATGAAACCAGAAACTTTGTTTGATAGAATTAAAATGCATTGGCTGGGAATAAGTTGCAATGCCCTCTTAACAACTACTCACTAGTTGTCCAAATCATTAAACAACTGCTCTGGAGCACAACTGTGCAGCTAAAACGGCTAAAGACTTAAATGATGGTGAAACACAATCTGTTGATGGATCTACAGAACACTGTGAATGATTTCTGTCTCACAAGGAAAGAAAAACTAGGCATTTCATGTCAGAAAATGGAGCTTTCGTAGCTGTCACATGAAAGCTTTGTTTCATCTGAAAGAAAGCTTTAAAGCCAGtcttaaagtttttatttttttcccactgATGTCATTTCTTAAATTACAGTAATGGTGTTGAATGGGTTTAATGAGCTTCATCACACAAAGTATTTCAGTCACTTTTTTTCATTCCAACCATTTAAACCCTAATTTGTCGGCTTTTAACTCCAGATCTGAAAGTAAGTAGGGAGCTGCAGGTACAAAACGTGGTCATCCTCAGCTCACAGTCATATGTCGACTCTAGACATGAAAAAAGAAACCCAGCCTACAAAGAGGTGTGACAAAACGGAGAGGTATAAGATGCATGGCATGCAGTtgtgatgtgtatttgtgttgttgttgctttaaAAAGAGGTTCCTCAATCCAGTGCCTCTTTCTTTAATCCGTTTGCTCCTCCTGCTGCACCTCATTTACTTCTGCTCCTCGATTTCTCGTTTGACTTCCGCTACATAATTGTGATCCTTCCCATGAGCCACCTCCATGATGGCAATTGCCTGAAGAcagaaaaaatgtaaaatttaaaTCATGATTTAAAGACACCACATTCCGTGGAATGACCAAATTGCAGTTGTACGATGTTGTTAGCTCACGACACATTTGTACAGCGTAGACTGATGGCAATTAATGGCTGTCGCGTTGTTCTGTGGTTTGAACCACACAAGCAACTGAGTCACCTCATACCTCAAACTTCTGGCTGCAGTTGCCTTTTACAGCTCACTTATCCTGTGCTACATTTTCTTTGGAGCCCACATTATTTTCTACCTTTACTTTGCCACCTAttaaaagctatagtgcgtagtttctgtctcccccatgaggaattctaagtaatgacaacaacactgtcgcgtccacatgacacagccttccgtgatcgcgcccCCACCcgtcctccacgcagttgcaaatagccaaggaggacacggaggataaaaaaaacatgattgactcttcagaagaggtaattagcTTCACTCGAgattctgcgcgggaaagtcaccggacgacacaatcttctgaacatagccatactgagaaatacagagagagttgtgttgagctgatagtcttaattagctttgtagcaactcatttggcaatggcttgaatgtaacggatgttcaatAATATCGAAAGAGTTACGCAATAAAGCTTTAATATACCAACTGGCCAAATGTCTGTAAACTTACCTTCTTCAGCGCTTTGACTCCCTGTGCCTTCTTCTCAAGCCCCAAATACAGACGTCCCAGTTTCAGATACATAGACGCCACATTCAGAGAGTAAGCTGGGTAGTGAACACTGTAGAGAGAATATAATTTACACATCAAGCTAAGCAGTGAATGCGAGAGGAAACAAGATATCATCTACAATTAATGTTACAATGGCTTTTGTTATCATATCAAGCTGGGAGAGAACAACAATAAAATATATGGTAGATGTGGTTGAGTTGTGTGTACAACGTGGGGAAATATTTAACGGAACACAATATAACATGTGTTGTAGTGTTTATATTGTAGATTGGACAAATGACAATTCAATAAAGTAAATAACACATTAATACAATTATTCAGAGCTGCAAAGTAAAGTTAAAACAGATGATTAAAGACTAAAATAGTAATTAAAATCCCCATTCTTACAAGAACTTTGTCTTGACAAACTCAGACGTCTAGAAAAAAATCTCATTACAAAACTGGGGTGATTTTTTCTACAGTTATTTATAATCTGCCTCTGTACTGGGATTGTCTGACAATAGCGCTGCTGGTACAACTGATTGATTTACTTTGGATTACCATGTACTGTAACTGCATTACTGCCCCCTGCAGATCGCTCACAGATCAATCTACCTGTATGGCTGTATGATCTTCTCTCCGTAGCTCATAGCTCCGTCCCAGTCCTGCATGTAGAGACAGACACCCATGGCCTGATACATCATGTGCAGCATGTAGACGTTGGTGTCTGCAAATATAGCTCCCATCTTCTCCTGGCTAAGCTCACACATCTCCAGCAGCTCACTGGGGGGTGCCAGAGAGTCAAGGACTAATGACACAAACAATGTAGAGAAATAAGAGGAGACAGGGAAGTGAAAGGTTGTCCTTGATCAAGAAAGAAGACAAACTGACAGACTGAGAGGGAAAAGACTTAAGGTCAGAGAAAATGGAAACAAGAGAGTGAAAAAGAAATGCGGGGGGAGAGAAATACAGGTttaaacagaggaagaggatATTCTTGTAGTGTTTGGCTCTCCTGAACTCCTCGATGACATTCTTGGCGTAATGGACCATGGATCGGATTTCCTCTGGCTCTGGTGGAGAACTTAGCTTCCTGATCTCCATTTTTGCTTTGTCCTAGATAGAGATGGACATGAACGACATAGGGAACAGTTGTACGGTAACGTATCCGACacaaaacactctaaaggaaattaTGTGAAAAGAACAACGATGAGACAGTCTTTTAACTAAGGCAACACTTGCAACACTAGCCGCGTCCCAGTTTCATACTACTGTACACACTAATCCTGAGCAGTATGTAGTATGTTCACATTGGATAAGTGACACAATTAAAATCACTCAAACTAGTCAGTTTACATAGCACACTGATTGAATCTGCTTAACTTTTTAGCGTGATATCCATTTattgtcccacaatgcaatgcacaatGGGAGCTACTCACAGCTGGAAATTATTAGAAACTACTTGCCAAGACTGCTCCTGGAATATCTCACAACACATGTTGGTTTGTCATTCCAAAAAACTGGCAGTAGTTTTAAAAGTCAAAATGATACCAGACATATAATTTCCTGCCAAAAGAAGATAAACTATAAAGAATGGTGAAgtaattttgatatttatttaACTGTCATACGCCTAAAAAGGTGCTCAGCCTGTCTGGGCTTACAGAATACCACTTACATTACCTACAGAGtccagagaaaagaaaaggaaactgAATACATGTGGCAACCACATTTGATCAGATAAACAAAGTAAACATGCAACACTCTCAGACGTTGATGGAAAGCATCTAATTAAAGTGGAACCATGTCAAAAGTCTTGTCTTGTCTCTAATAATGGACATGACATTGAAGTTACATACATCTACATTTATTTATCGTACATATTGAACAGACTGGAATGTTGAGCAGACATGGACAGAATATAAAGTGCATTTTATTTTCTACCTCATCCACATCACACAGGTGACACTTTCTGTCCTCGTCTGAGACTGAATTGAAAGCGTACCTTGCACAGCCTCTGGTCTAGACTATATAGCATATATGAtctgcatatatgtatataagtatGTAGAATGGAATTGGGACACAGCTACCCAGTTTACTTGCCAGTGTGTAAGACACAATTTCAAACCCAGTAACACAACAGAAACATGGCTTCTGTTGCTGGCTAAGTGAGGACACTAACGAGGCCTGAATCTGCAGTATTTCTCCAACAGTCAGCTGAGACTGAGGCAGATAAGAAGCCTTCTAGTATATTCCTCAAATCCACAATGCAAAAAGGTTACCTACATTCTATATATTAAAGAAGTGATTTGGAAAAACTTAATAAATGCGTTTGAGCTCTAGAGAGACAAGTCAATAGTACCTTAGACCTGGTGGTGCACTCAGTACACTGGCATGTGAAGAAGTAGGAATCTAACAACCTCTCTTTCCTGTCCTCTGTTGGATAGAGCAGGTCTATGTAGCTGTTAAAGAtctatggagagagagaaagggggagatgaaaagaaaatccaAATTTCTGTCCCTGAGAAGCATCTCTGTTGCTAGATGAGTCCAGTGTTTACTTACCTCATCGCCAGGGTTTATCTCTTGGACAGCTCTGACCTCTGCCACTGTGCCTTTATAGGTCACTATGACATTAGGACTACAGCTGTGATTCATCAGTGCTACACtaaaaggaagaaaaggaaggaggagaagcacaaaagttgaaaaatatAATTGTGAAAACAGAGAATTGTGATAAAAGCATTACATTTAGCAGATTTATGATTGGGATTGCATGATCATTTATGTATATGCTAcacttattaaaacaaaaagagagaaaaactaaaataattaaGCGAGTCAGAAGCAGCTGAGATATACAAAGATTGAAATCGCAAAACAATGAGAGAGCGGTAGAGGAAGGGCACAGAAGTGGAGACTGAGTATGAATGTAAGGAGACAGACGGAGAAAAGGAGGAACAGCTAAAAATGATCATTTGATTTCATTTGTAACATGTTGACAAATACTGTCCTTTCCAACTTAATGGCCCCTTTTACCCATGCACTTCAAACTTATTGTACGTGAGAACGGCAATGTCTGAATCAGTTGGATCGGACATCAAATGGACTTTACCATGCCAGTTTCCTAGTACAAAGACTGTGTAATCTCCGATTGAGCCCATGGGTGAATAGAGCAGCTCACTGTGCGAGAGTATTCACGGCAAGCAAGTGGGCGTGTTGATGACATTTCTATTATGCAGCACgtgaaacagaaagaaaacaaacagagggtgaagaagaagggGGATTTAGACAATTTACTGTCGGTAAGGGCCAACACTGAAATGATCAGACAGATTCAAGGAACAGCAAGAGTCTtggttgtttatgaccaaattacaatatatgtcctgcctcctgcaaGCTCTACCCAGGCCCAGCCCTCGCCTAAACCAAACAGAGTATTCATAGTAAGTGAGAACGTGTCTGACACAGAGATTCTCCTGTTGTGTGGTACACATGTAAAAAGGGAAACTCCGGTCGGCATTAGGCTACTTACTCAGGAAAAACAGCTGATCCCAGATGGGAGAGCTCCTCATCTTCTATAGTGAAACCATTACAGTTAACCTggagacacaaaaaaaacagaaggagAGCCAgagtaagaaagaaagaagggaagacacaaacaaacaggtgGAGACAGCAGGGTGAGTGATATCATAATACAACTTGCATCCCCCTCTACTCACATGTGCTGTAACATCCCCTATCTCCATACTCcactgaggaggagaaggaaatCTGGTAGTGGAGATTAAATGTAGCTGTGAGATAAGAAGCCAAAGAGGCTGCTGGTGTAGCTTGGAGACAAGGGGACAGCAGCACTGACAGACGGATCAAATTAAAGAGCTAACCGCTGTAGAGTTAAACAGACAGGAGCAGTGGGTGTGTGCGATACAGATCCTGGTTTCACCTCAACATGTGCTTCAGTGTGTATCTGCTAACAAGTGAAGGACAACTGGGGTTGATGCGAGTGGAtgagaataaaaaaagatgtgtGAACACAAGCATTAAGCATGCATATATTTGCACACTGCGTGTCTAAATCTTTTGTGTATAACCCAGCATGTCCTTCCACAAACCTTTCCTAACCAATCATACGACAGTGACAAAACACACAACCAACCCAAGATCCTGGATCCTTCACGGAACAGaaggttttttattttaaaggacATAGTGTTATTAAATGTTACCTGTGCAAATAGCTCAGTGAGAGCCTGTTTGTCAGGAAGGTCACTGATGTGTCTGGAGTAGAAGTGGTGCAGCGCTGCTATGTCTGTCTGGTTCATCTCGTCCTTCTCACTGTCCATCTTATCTAAATCTAGAAAAGGCaatgaaacacagacagaaaaaagaaagaataagaGAGACAATAAAGACAGACAGGATGGAAAGAACGAACAAAGACAAAAAGGGAAAgacaaatgagagaaagaaagggttTGGCTGGTTGTGAATAACACTGGAGCCTTATTGGGCCACTAGCTGGACTTAAGACATTTAGGGTTCTTAAGTGTTTGAGGCAGTGCTTTCATTTTAGAGAAGAGGGATTACTAAAGGGGAATTGATGAACAGCCAGGTAAAGACAAAAGATAAAGTTGATTATTCATCCAGAATTATATCagtatgttttttgttgttgtttccccatAGAAAAACCACTCCGTGTTAGTAGGTGTAGAATATACCACTGCAATGCCATgtgtcattcacacacacacacacacacacacacacacacacacacacacacacacagagagagagagggagagactggCGGCAGCAGCTGGCCACTGATTTTCTTTGTGTGCATGAGAAGACAGGTGTGAAGGTTAATTCTGTGAGAATCCTCTGATGACACATCTGAGCCTCCAACAACAGCTCATACTAAAGgagcagagaaaacagtttgtGGGCACTTACGTTAGAACACAGTCTTGTTTTTCGATGAATACACTCTTAATCAACTTACAGTGTACGCTACTGATATAAATCTTAATCTTAAATTagaaagagttttttttcccccttgcaACAGTGTTTGGAATTAACACGTAAGAGCTTCTAAGTACAATCAGTGTCTCCCAGAGAAGAGGGTTGAGTACTTTGCCCAAGGGCACAGTGGCAGTAGATTTTAAAGAAGGGTAGAGAACATGAAATTACAGCACCCAGAATCTTGGGATTTAAATCCCAGAGCTCTGCAGACTTGGAGTGaataaaaagagacagaacCAAGACTGGAGGCTACAACAGAGCATATTAATAGACACAGTGATACAactgcagagacacagaaaaatcacacacacacacacacacacacacagtataactAAAACTGCACACAAATGTAACTAAACTGATGtatgcatgcgcacacacacacacacacacacacacacacacacacacacctacttaCGGGATTCAAACTCTCTGAGCAGTAGCAGCCTTTCTGAAGGGGTGCGCTCTGTTGTGACTCTCTGTAACATGAAAGTCATTTTAGTCAAAAAAGCAAAATCatgaaaatacataaaatacaaaataaacaaaattctACTTTCTCAATGTTTGCTTATACTATAGCAACTGGTTTTGTTAAAGACTTTCCGGCCAATtaagaagtcataaaaacacTTTAACAGTACAGCAGCTGCTGAGCACAAATGCTGAGCTGAGCTGCTGAGCAGTCACTCAGGAACGTTGGGGTTCCAAGGCACCAACAGATGAATTTAAACACAGAGTTAAATTACAACACAAGAAGTTCACATTGCAAGAGTATAGTTTGCTCTTATGTAATTGTTTTTGTCGGCGCACAATGTGACCAAAGCTGATGTCACTTTGAACAAGTCACCTTTCTGAACTGCAATGTATGAATAGCAAAGGCATGACACCCATGACACTCCTCTGATACTACTCATGCAAAAGTATACAAATGAAAATGAGATTAGTCTTTGCATTGCTGCTTATTATCAGGCTGGCCACATATACTATTTGCCTCTTTATCTTGTTTATAGGTTGTTTGaaggttttaaaatgtttgttgatTTTTCAGTCACATTGTCACACGGTTCCTTTTAGCCATCAGCTTTCAAATACAGGCTGGTCATTTTAAGTTTTCCTAGCACTTGTGATGAGAATCACGTGTTACTAATAACCTATTACTGCCTGCTCCATTCCCTTTAGCAGTGCCAGAGTGAGACAGCCACAGAAGCACAAAGCATGCACAGTACCTGAATAAACCGCAGCCATTATTCatgttattagttacacctgtgtttGACCAGTAAGAATGTCCACTGTGAGAAAGATATATTATGCAC from Sander lucioperca isolate FBNREF2018 chromosome 3, SLUC_FBN_1.2, whole genome shotgun sequence harbors:
- the smyd2a gene encoding N-lysine methyltransferase SMYD2-A, which produces MKNEGIEGMERFLSPGSGRGLRAVRHFTEGELVFACPAYSYVLTVNERGAHCEHCFSRREDLFKCGKCKQAYYCNVDCQRGDWPMHKLECVAMNAYGENWCPSETVRLVARIIVKQRVTTERTPSERLLLLREFESHLDKMDSEKDEMNQTDIAALHHFYSRHISDLPDKQALTELFAQVNCNGFTIEDEELSHLGSAVFPDVALMNHSCSPNVIVTYKGTVAEVRAVQEINPGDEIFNSYIDLLYPTEDRKERLLDSYFFTCQCTECTTRSKDKAKMEIRKLSSPPEPEEIRSMVHYAKNVIEEFRRAKHYKTPSELLEMCELSQEKMGAIFADTNVYMLHMMYQAMGVCLYMQDWDGAMSYGEKIIQPYSVHYPAYSLNVASMYLKLGRLYLGLEKKAQGVKALKKAIAIMEVAHGKDHNYVAEVKREIEEQK